A genomic region of Pyrus communis chromosome 14, drPyrComm1.1, whole genome shotgun sequence contains the following coding sequences:
- the LOC137716420 gene encoding putative 4-hydroxy-4-methyl-2-oxoglutarate aldolase 3, protein MATLATAEICDSNTTLLESGCLRVLPPIFQTYGQSRAFSGPITTLKVFEDSVLVRQLLETKCEGRVLVIDGGGSMRCSLVGGNLGQLAQNMGWTGIVVNGCIRDVDEINECDIGVRALASHPVKSNKKGVGEKHVLINIAGTLIREGEWLYADNDGILISASELSV, encoded by the coding sequence ATGGCTACGTTGGCAACTGCTGAAATTTGTGATTCGAATACCACTCTTTTGGAAAGTGGATGTTTGCGTGTGCTGCCACCAATTTTCCAGACATACGGACAATCTCGAGCATTCTCAGGCCCCATTACCACACTTAAGGTGTTTGAGGACAGTGTCTTGGTCAGACAGCTTCTCGAGACCAAATGCGAGGGAAGAGTTCTGGTTATTGACGGCGGAGGAAGCATGAGATGTTCTTTGGTTGGAGGGAACTTGGGACAGTTGGCTCAAAACATGGGATGGACAGGTATTGTGGTGAATGGCTGCATTAGAGATGTAGACGAGATCAATGAGTGTGACATTGGGGTGAGGGCTTTGGCATCTCATCCGGTGAAATCGAACAAAAAAGGCGTCGGAGAAAAGCATGTTCTGATCAACATTGCGGGAACCTTGATTCGTGAAGGGGAATGGTTGTATGCAGATAATGATGGCATCCTTATTTCAGCATCTGAATTGTCTGTTTGA
- the LOC137714118 gene encoding putative 4-hydroxy-4-methyl-2-oxoglutarate aldolase 3, whose amino-acid sequence MLTGIVDGSEPCPSTFLADEKGNDRANPAFDIWHEKDQSIIALMKATISEDVLPLTVGLTSSRDLWLNLEKRFGVAGVSSEYRRKLAAASLATTDVCDANAVLLESGELRLVPPIFQKYGKREAFSGPIVTVKVFEDNTLIVELLATKGEGRVLVVDGEGSLRRAVTGGMLAKCAEIMGWSGIVINGCIRDVDEVNGCEIGVRALATCPVRPVKSDGGQKHVPINIGGVWIHEGEWLYADGDGILISTSQLSI is encoded by the coding sequence ATGCTCACCGGCATTGTTGATGGAAGTGAACCTTGTCCCTCAACTTTCTTGGCCGACGAGAAAGGAAATGATCGTGCGAATCCGGCCTTCGACATTTGGCACGAGAAGGATCAGAGCATCATAGCCTTGATGAAAGCAACCATCTCTGAAGATGTTCTACCACTGACAGTTGGATTAACTTCTTCACGCGATCTTTGGCTGAACTTGGAGAAAAGATTTGGAGTTGCAGGTGTGTCTTCAGAGTACCGGAGAAAACTGGCTGCTGCTTCTTTGGCCACTACTGATGTTTGTGATGCAAATGCTGTTCTTTTGGAGAGTGGAGAGTTGCGCCTTGTGCCGCCGATATTCCAGAAATATGGAAAACGTGAAGCATTTTCAGGCCCCATTGTGACGGTCAAGGTGTTTGAAGACAATACTCTGATAGTGGAGCTTCTCGCAACGAAAGGCGAGGGAagggttttggttgttgatgGTGAAGGAAGCTTGAGGCGTGCCGTTACCGGAGGAATGTTGGCAAAGTGTGCCGAAATTATGGGATGGTCTGGGATTGTGATAAATGGGTGCATCAGAGATGTTGATGAGGTAAATGGATGTGAGATTGGTGTGAGAGCTTTGGCAACTTGTCCTGTGAGACCAGTCAAAAGTGATGGTGGCCAAAAGCATGTTCCTATCAACATTGGAGGAGTCTGGATTCATGAAGGAGAATGGTTGTATGCAGATGGTGATGGCATCCTCATCTCCACATCCCAATTGTCTATTTGA